CGAGGAAACGAGCCTCAGAGCTCCCCGTTGGATCTGTTGAAGGTCCCTCCTTGTTCTGGGTCAAGCCCGCCTGTATGGTGTAGCAGACAGAGGTCCTGACTTCATGCCAGATACCTTCCCTCCTAGAATTCTTGGAATAACAGGGTAGTTTAGTATACTTTTCGTTTGCTGTTTGGGTTTATGATGTAGAAAAGAAGCTTGGTAAACCAAGTGGCTGGACAGAACGTTAAGACAGATGGGTGCCAATCGTGACCTTTGGGATAGGCACATTTTTGCTCACGTCCGAGAAAACTGCCGTGTCTAGGATTTTTATTCTGAGGATGTTAACTTTATGTTTGATTTGAAACTTAGGACGACATCAGtaataaacttgaaaatgaaattgCAAATAAGGATTCTAGGCATCGACAGGTAATGGCTTTTATGAACCGTGTCTGACTTTTATAGTAGTGAATTACTGAGGAAGGAAGGTAAAGATCTTTCCATGTGACTCCCACATTGGAAATCAAGTCCCAGTGTAAAGTTCTTATGACCCTAAAATACTGTGTTCAAAAGTGTGGATGTACTTCATGGTAAATCAGCTGTActggaaggaaatacatttttaaaaaattgcggGTGACTGCAACTTACAGGTTTGAATTATTTGGGACTTGGTTTAACCATTTTGTGGAATTCCATTCCTGActcttttgttttacttgaagGTGAATCTGTTGGCTTGTTAGAGTTGTTACCGAAAGAGTAGAGAGCAGCAGGGAACTTCACGGCAGCTGGCTGCCTGTTGGGAACTGGGGTCACTGTGACAAAAGGCAGGGTTAGAGCTCCGGTCTGATTAGGGTTTGTACTTCCTGTGGTGTGGTGAGCCTTACTCGCTCCTGTTCCCGAGTGGTCTCAGATAATCAGGACTTAACCAGGAAAACCAAATCTGGCTTCTCCAAAACAAAGTGAGTCAGTCTGGTGCGTGCCAAAGTGTATCATTGTCCCcaccccaaaaataaaatactagaaagCCATTGAAAAGTATGATGGGGAATGCTAATTAAAAGCATCACGatatacaaaataatggctgtaaAAGGCAGATCAGAAAATACTATGTACCATATGCTATTGTTTTCTGCGGGTTTTAAAGCATAGCATATTGTTTGTGTACGTACATAGAGGAATACGcacacagaaaaagtaagaaagctGCTTAGAAACAAACGCTAACCTCTCAGGAACCTGAGCTTAtagatagtttaatttttttcttttttaaaaagaatctgtcTAAATGTTCTACATTGAAAGTTTTTCAGAGTAAGAAGATCTGTTAAAAGAATAATCGTGCATTTACAAATACTAGTTGACTGGCATTTCACCAGGCATGCTCTTCTCAGGTCTGTATTTCAGAGGAGATGAAAGCCATATTTTGGCTTACACGCCCGTAGCCATCTGCGGTCGGTAGGGTTCCGTCTAAATGATGATTCTGGTGACGTTTTAAGAAGGGTCTGTAGTGAACCCTTCTTCCCTTAACTTGTCAATAAGAATGAATAAGATTCTACAGATCTTCTTTAATatagaagaacttttttttttttttttaagatgtcctTGGGGAATGTTTAGGAAAAGCAAATACTCTGGCAGGAGGTGTTCTGCTCACTGAGACCAAGCCCAGGAACACTGAGAGAAAATATACCCTGAGGGAGCTTCCGAAACAGAATGAATCCACTAGACACGTGCATTTAGGTTTTGTCTCAGCTTACTTAAAGCGACAGTGGCTACACCTCTCGGCCTGTGTTGATCCTCTGCTCTCCCTTTGTAGACAGAGGATAAGAACCGCCAGTTGCAGGAGCGCCTGGAGCTGGTAGAGAAGCTGCAGCAGAGACTGCGGAGGGCAGAGACGCTGCCCGAGGTGGAGGCGGAGCAGGCGCAGAGGGTGGCCTCGCTCTCCAAGGTGCTGCTTTGGGTCCCTGGGGGGCGGGCACAGGGAGGGCCTGTTCCCCTGCTCTCCCACCGAGCCCCTGCCCATGCTGCTCAGTCCACACAGGAGCGCAGACATGGGGGTCGTGCTGCCCGTCTGAGATGGGAGCGCTCCCTGAGTGTCAGGCACGCCCCACTTCTGCGTCATCCCTACGTTAATTTCCCTCCAGTTTTGTCCCGAGTTCTGTGTGTCCCTAGGACGCTTCAGCTCCGAGTCACTGCTGCTCAGAGTTCAGTCAGCCACTCAAAGCCTAGCAGGATAGAgacctagaaaaatcccattctCGTTTAAGAGATGGCCAAAATAGCTCTGTAATGAACACAGTTTTAAGTTGTTATCCATACACTTGTTAAAGAAGTCCCAGCAGGGCACGTGCAGACCCGAGGCCCCACTCCCCACTCGCCGTCCCCAGAAGCCCGTGGGTGAGAGGCCATGTCCTTGGGATGTGGCGCTGCTGGGGGCACCGACCCCattgccagccagccagccaccctGTCCTTCTGACGGGAAAGGTGTTGCCCTGCGCTGCTGGTGGGCACTGGCTGAACATAGAGAGTCGGGCCGGGTCTGTGCTGACGTGGCTGTCGGAAGCCTTGCCAGGAGCTCAGTGAGTGCCCGAGGGGCCATCACGTCGCGGGAGGCCGCCAGTGTCCGGTGCTCACAGACCCTCCCAGAGCAGGGTCACTAACAGCCGCCAGGGGGCACCCTTCTGCCTGTGATCTTCCTCTCCAGGCTTGGTTTCTCCTCTCCCCTGGCATCTCTGCTGTCCATCCCCAGTCGGCCTTGTAGTCCGACCTTTTGTCTTCCGGAAGCTCTACCACTCAGGAGGCTAAACGGTTCGAACTTCCTTCCCAGCTTAGGAAGGTAGAACGTGTGCCTCGGGTTTGCCGCTGTCTGCTGCCCACGCGGGCTCGCCACAGGCAGTCAGAGGAGGGAGCGCAGCGGCCGTGGGTGTGGGGCCTGGGGCACGGGGAGCACGTCTCCTCTCACGAGCTGGTCACCAGCATCCTCCGTGAGCCATGTGTCACACACGAAGCCGCGCAGGCTGTGTGAGCAGGCATGCGGGCATGCCCCGGCGAACCCAGGGCCCGTGGTTCGCACAGAGCATGGCCCGCTTGCCGCCCCTGCGATCACAGCCCGCGTGCTGTCAGGACAGGGTTGTTGTGAGCGGAGCTGACGCTGTTCTTGGCCGACAggcaggagagagagacacagcagCATCGAGGATAGGCTGCGCCAGATGGAGGCCCAACTGGAGGCAAAGAACAAGGAGCTGCAGCGGGTGCCTGTGCTGACAGGGAGGCGGCGTCTGGGCAGTAGACGTGGCTTGGGCGGGGCCAGCACTGCCTTTCTCCACCAGTCCCGTCTCTGGCATcgagtgtgtgcctgtgtggccCCATCTGCTGATCCGGGCACCCACCTCCTTGGGAGCAGGGCCAGAGGTGGTCGCCCATAGGCAGTGGGTAGGAGCCAGGGCTTCCCCACATTCAAAGAGGCTGCTTGTTGCTCTGACCAGCCAGTCCGGGGAGCTGCTTGGGATACAGGTGGACCTCCCAACTGCCCCTCAGACAAACCTAGGGGTGCCAGCCTGGGGCCCATGAAACTGAAGGCATGGCACCCAGGTGTGGAGCCTGCTTGCCTCGGACGTGGCGCTGGAGTCCCACATGCCAAACCGCTGGTCCAGACACGGTGTATGTGTAGGATGGCTGCCTCTAGACAGGAGAACCGCAGTTGCGCTGCAACAGAAGGCGCATCAGGAAAGGGTGATGGTGGAGGCTCACATCACCGAGTCCTGAGAGAGGTTTCCTGGAAAGGTTGGCCACACGGCAATACAGGCCATCCAGGAAA
This genomic interval from Bos indicus x Bos taurus breed Angus x Brahman F1 hybrid unplaced genomic scaffold, Bos_hybrid_MaternalHap_v2.0 tig00003492_arrow_arrow_obj, whole genome shotgun sequence contains the following:
- the LOC113889045 gene encoding liprin-alpha-1-like; its protein translation is MVKKMELQEIIERQLREQSQMEERLAALSAHVKHLEEDLDTARKDLLKSKNMNRKLEQDIRETEDKNRQLQERLELVEKLQQRLRRAETLPEVEAEQAQRVASLSKVLLWLRKVERVPRVCRCLLPTRARHRQSEEGAQRPWVWGLGHGEHVSSHELVTSILRRRERHSSIEDRLRQMEAQLEAKNKELQRVPVLTGRRRLG